In Macadamia integrifolia cultivar HAES 741 chromosome 12, SCU_Mint_v3, whole genome shotgun sequence, the following are encoded in one genomic region:
- the LOC122057143 gene encoding cysteine-tryptophan domain-containing zinc finger protein 7-like isoform X4 — protein MLSLGNRDDGRKGLGLGFGVGEEMEETELEEGEACFYQEDDARIDPDVALSYIDEKLQDVLGHFQKDFEGGVSAENLGAKFGGYGSFLPTYQRSPSVWSHPITPPIVQNHNTPRSPNHLPLEKTLKVRIKVGPDSSSARKNAEIYSGLGLDMSPSSSFDDSPAESGGLSPESRNFLDESPTSILQITTSFPIPGGLLLSPLPDNLLHLSKEEKLPRDGRYGPAHNGSQEGSGMPVDELSSAMVASKALGEKKSKSVEKSGRSLEVKNGSGKDSGNDIAALLKKEVDIETSAGGELVPNSMKFPFLSGSKFGTGDTTKGAVRAPDTSREISKCPGKDKILFSYSVKEEALESVPSQDVDMVDKQSMKMSSADKILDTRKERSKGNKSSDTCGTESDAAKVGKDLDSGPAGAPKQKFGLKSTSSEQDGVKRPHGKEQLSSSGKKKSKGSQSNGTPAAEFPKESLKVVSSSASKDKKKKCQPDDYPSKSKSDDVKSRKDLGKTMDNHRDLTGDSIVVQAEDRVDSLEMPFKDRRSDSTKPEFFDKEIHTLADNPKNRSNGKKIDNQLRSETSRATLTAASLMENGPGSDAAHPPSVVIKENWVACDKCQTWRLLPFGVEPTVLPEKWLCSMLDWLPGMNRCDFSEEETTRALYAAYQVPITEGQNNIHSLPDGVALDEVRRLDDSHLDVRLQALPGSAKKKPGSKEASSAANHVGSIHFSSSTKKNQQASVKSRSLNDVNQVPLDSNPVNKPVLQQLSKSGDLSVDKLMHKQKEKHKLSEHYLDGGVAKPSKKSKREADQNEHKYSKKMKTEGMYYTDDDWNSDLGVAHPCTSGGGLPTKAPGKESNRCNGHFPLKNPKRDGRGSFPASVKKPKDQVQVPLDGGSALNLRKSNKMNVAAKKRKVKEWQESQIYLDPRSEHHLHDSKGSVKVETNDSERGKEKKARASKSEPKEYNTSKGDGRSNKKGKVTKIVLSGSRDRPIDGMEAEAAFCMEKDQQLGQYRVGKNVSQRTLDVSDSLKKDLGYGQPSMAATSSSSKVSGSRKTKNNFQEVKGSPVESVSSSPLRLSNPDKLTSARRDMLGKDDAMNYGVSVIGSPRRFSDGEGDGGSVRSGIVRKDNPFHMSHHGSLESPVLDYQGKDSDHTSVGKGNRQIEPSEFKHTHMVNGDADTTDTYNRYQNELRGKDHGPIEERVNNGHYHVNGYLPRKSGKGSSSRSKEKHRSSKSNFDKGKVKLSDSFSGQEDMHATKGLRYEAEIESYDRSPYHQETRDGKYSSQDKCAFKSDKDEKTYLGKKDSTGKWSHESNKRENPSKFGGHEDSEVKVICSKDGKSTSQQNLLLDRDGEKSSSRFLPDRIDKMDVALRRGKSQFFPHSGDKQDTQSRCPRPMPGSASDVLPVDASGGGVGDALKVSSHTGKLDNHNGACHSNLRHPTPNGLGVRDLNSLNAPSPARRDSSGQAAANIALKEAKDLKHTADRLKDPGLDLERTRLYFEAVLKFLHAASLFEPFTNEITRSTSVYSETARLCGFCAHEYERLKEMAAAAMAYKCMEVAHMKVIYSKHFTASKDQIELQNALKVVPPGESPSSSASDVDNLNNQAAVDKVVVTKDNNSSQVAGSHVIIARNRPTFERLLGFTRDVTSAMEASRKSHNAFAAANASLEESGHREAVRRVLDFSFHDVDGLLRLARLAMEVISR, from the exons ATGCTCTCCCTAGGGAATAGGGATGATGGGAGgaaagggttagggttagggtttggtgttggagaagagatggaggagACTGAGCTTGAAGAAGGCGAAGCTTGCTTTTATCAGGAGGACGATGCAAGGATCGACCCTGATGTCGCTCTCTCTTACATC GATgaaaagcttcaagatgtcTTGGGCCATTTTcaaaaagattttgaaggtgGGGTTTCTGCGGAAAATTTGG GGGCAAAATTTGGTGGGTATGGTTCGTTTTTACCTACCTATCAGCGATCTCCTTCTGTTTGGTCTCATCCAATTACTCCACCAATAGTGCAAAACCACAATACACCAAGATCGCCAAACCATTTGCCACTGGAG AAAACACTGAAGGTTCGAATCAAAGTAGGTCCTGATAGCAGTTCAGCTAGGAAGAATGCCGAGATATACAGTGGTCTCGGCCTTGACATGTCtccttcttcatcatttgacgaCAGCCCTGCTGAAAGTGGAGGGCTGTCTCCTGAATCTCGAAACTTCCTGGATGAATCTCCGACTAGTATACTTCAG ATTACAACATCTTTTCCCATCCCCGGTGGCCTGTTGCTATCACCTCTGCCTGATAATCTGCTCCACTTATCCAAAGAAGAAAAGCTTCCGAGAGACGGTAGATATGGGCCTGCCCACAATGGTAGCCAGGAAGGTTCTGGTATGCCAGTGGATGAGTTGTCTTCCGCAATGGTGGCTAGCAAAGCATTGGGCGAGAAGAAATCGAAGTCAGTGGAGAAAAGTGGGAGGTCTTTAGAAGTGAAGAATGGGAGTGGTAAAGATTCTGGGAATGACATAGCTGCTCTTTTGAAGAAGGAAGTAGACATTGAGACCTCTGCAGGCGGGGAGCTTGTTCCTAATTCcatgaaatttccttttttatccGGCTCAAAATTTGGCACAGGAGATACAACAAAAGGTGCTGTTAGGGCTCCTGATACTTCTAGGGAAATCAGTAAGTGTCCGGGGAAggacaaaatattattttcgtACTCAGTGAAGGAGGAAGCCTTGGAGTCTGTGCCCAGCCAAGACGTGGACATGGTTGATAAACAGAGTATGAAGATGAGTTCAGCAGATAAGATATTGGACACAAGGAAAGAAAGGAGCAAAGGAAACAAGAGCTCTGACACCTGTGGGACTGAATCAGATGCTGCCAAGGTGGGGAAAGATCTTGATAGTGGACCCGCAGGTGCTCCAAAACAGAAGTTTGGGTTGAAATCTACGTCCTCTGAACAGGATGGAGTGAAGAGGCCCCATGGGAAGGAGCAGCTGTCGTCTAGTGGCAAAAAGAAATCAAAGGGAAGCCAAAGTAATGGAACCCCTGCTGCAGAGTTCCCAAAGGAAAGCTTGAAGGTTGTTTCGTCGTCAGCATCAaaagacaagaagaaaaaatgtcaaCCTGATGATTACCCATCTAAAAGCAAATCGGATGATGTAAAATCACGCAAAGACTTGGGGAAGACCATGGACAACCATAGGGATTTAACTGGTGATTCAATAGTGGTGCAAGCTGAGGATAGAGTAGACTCACTGGAAATGCCTTTTAAAGACCGGCGGAGTGACTCAACAAAGCCTGAGTTTTTTGATAAAGAAATCCACACATTGGCAGACAATCCAAAAAACAGATCAAATGGTAAAAAGATTGATAATCAATTGAGATCAGAGACATCAAGGGCAACCCTGACAGCTGCTTCTTTAATGGAAAATGGGCCTGGTTCTGATGCAGCTCATCCCCCTTCTGTTGTTATAAAGGAAAATTGGGTTGCTTGTGATAAGTGTCAAACATGGCGGCTACTACCTTTTGGTGTGGAGCCCACGGTTCTTCCAGAGAAGTGGCTGTGCAGCATGCTTGATTGGCT GCCTGGAATGAACCGGTGTGATTTTAGTGAAGAGGAGACAACAAGAGCTCTGTATGCAGCGTACCAAGTCCCCATCACTGAGGGTCAAAATAACATACATAGTCTGCCTGATGGAGTAGCCTTGGATGAGGTCCGGCGTCTTGATGATAGCCACCTTGATGTCAGGTTGCAGGCTTTGCCTGGTAGTGCAAAGAAGAAACCGGGTTCAAAGGAAGCATCAAGTGCAGCTAACCATGTGGGCTCCATTCACTTTTCAAGTTCTACAAAGAAGAATCAGCAGGCGTCTGTGAAGAGTAGAAGCTTAAATGATGTGAACCAGGTTCCTTTGGATTCCAATCCTGTGAACAAGCCTGTCTTACAACAATTAAGTAAGTCAGGTGACTTGTCTGTGGATAAACTCATGCATAAGCAGAAGGAGAAACACAAACTGTCTGAACACTATTTAGATGGAG GTGTTGCCAAGCCCtcaaaaaaaagcaagagggaAGCTGATCAAAATGAACATAAATATTCTAAGAAAATGAAGACAGAAGGTATGTATTATACTGATGATGATTGGAATTCTGACCTGGGGGTTGCCCACCCCTGCACAAGTGGTGGTGGTTTGCCAACTAAGGCACCTGGAAAGGAATCAAATAGATGTAATGGGCACTTCCCTTTGAAGAATCCAAAGCGTGATGGAAGAGGCAGTTTTCCAGCTTCTGTAAAGAAACCAAAAGATCAAGTTCAGGTTCCTCTTGATGGTGGTTCTGCCCTGAATTTGAGGAAATCCAATAAAATGAATGTTGCTGCTAAGAAGAGGAAGGTGAAGGAGTGGCAGGAGAGTCAAATTTATCTAGATCCAAGAAGTGAGCATCACCTTCATGACAGCAAGGGATCTGTTAAGGTGGAGACCAATGACAGTGAACgcggaaaggaaaagaaggccaGGGCTTCTAAATCTGAGCCAAAGGAGTACAATACCAGTAAGGGGGATGGTAGATCAAACAAAAAGGGTAAGGTGACGAAAATTGTCTTGTCCGGAAGTAGAGATCGACCAATTGATGGAATGGAAGCAGAAGCTGCATTTTGTATGGAGAAGGACCAGCAACTAGGGCAATATAGGGTAGGGAAAAATGTGTCTCAACGGACCTTGGATGTTTCAGATTCATTAAAAAAGGATCTGGGATATGGACAGCCTTCCATGGCTGCCACTTCAAGCTCTTCAAAGGTTTCTGGATCTCGTAAAACTAAAAACAACTTCCAGGAAGTGAAAGGTTCACCTGTAGAATCTGTTTCATCTTCTCCTTTGAGGTTGTCCAATCCAGACAAGCTTACATCGGCAAGAAGAGATATGTTAGGAAAAGATGATGCAATGAACTATGGTGTCTCTGTCATTGGTAGCCCAAGAAGATTCTCAGATGGAGAAGGTGATGGTGGCAGTGTTCGGTCTGGTATAGTAAGGAAGGATAATCCTTTTCATATGTCACATCATGGATCCCTGGAGTCTCCTGTGCTGGATTATCAGGGCAAGGATTCTGATCACACCTCTGTTGGAAAAGGGAACAGACAGATTGAACCTTCTGAATTTAAACATACCCATATGGTGAATGGTGATGCTGATACCACGGATACGTATAACCGATATCAGAATGAACTGCGGGGTAAGGACCATGGCCCCATTGAGGAGAGGGTGAACAACGGCCATTACCATGTTAATGGCTATCTTCCTCGGAAGTCTGGGAAGGGATCCTCATCACGGTCTAAAGAGAAACACAGAAGTTCCAAATCTAATTTTGATAAAGGTAAGGTCAAGCTTTCTGATTCATTCAGTGGGCAAGAAGACATGCATGCAACAAAAGGCTTGAGGTATGAGGCTGAGATTGAATCTTATGATCGTTCTCCTTACCATCAAGAAACAAGGGATGGGAAATACAGCTCTCAGGATAAATGTGCTTTTAAGTCTGACAAGGATGAGAAGACTTACTTGGGTAAGAAAGATTCTACCGGGAAATGGTCACACGAGAGCAATAAAAGGGAAAACCCATCAAAATTTGGGGGACATGAGGACTCAGAGGTGAAAGTCATTTGCAGCAAAGATGGGAAATCCACCTCACAGCAAAATTTGCTGCTGGACCGTGATGGTGAGAAGTCCTCTAGTCGGTTTCTTCCGGATAGAATTGATAAGATGGATGTAGCGTTGAGGAGAGGGAAGTCACAATTCTTCCCTCATTCTGGAGATAAACAGGATACACAGTCTCGATGTCCTCGACCAATGCCAGGAAGTGCATCTGATGTTTTACCTGTTGATGCTTCTGGTGGTGGGGTTGGTGATGCATTGAAGGTTTCAAGTCACACTGGGAAGCTTGATAATCACAATGGAGCTTGTCATAGTAATTTGAGACATCCCACACCTAATGGTCTTGGGGTCAGGGATCTCAATAGCCTCAATGCCCCAAGTCCAGCTAGAAGGGATTCTTCTGGTCAGGCTGCTGCCAATATTGCATTGAAGGAAGCCAAAGATCTGAAACATACTGCTGATCGTCTTAAG GATCCTGGGTTAGATCTTGAAAGGACTAGGCTATACTTCGAGGCGGTTTTAAAGTTTCTTCATGCTGCCTCACTTTTCGAACCTTTTACTAATGAGATTACCAGATCCACGAGTGTTTATAGTGAGACTGCCAGACTATGCGG GTTTTGTGCTCATGAATATGAGAGATTGAAAGAAATGGCTGCTGCTGCTATGGCTTACAAATGCATGGAGGTGGCACACATGAAAGTTATTTATTCCAAACATTTTACTGCTTCTAAAGATCAGATCGAGCTGCAAAATGCATTGAAAGTGGTTCCTCCAG GAGAGTCTCCATCCTCGTCTGCCTCAGATGTTGATAACTTGAACAATCAGGCAGCTGTGGATAAGGTTGTTGTAACCAAAGATAACAATAGTTCTCAGGTTGCTGGAAGCCATGTCATTATTGCTAGAAACCGTCCCACCTTTGAGCGGCTGCTTGGCTTT ACACGGGACGTAACTAGTGCGATGGAAGCCTCAAGGAAATCCCATAATGCTTTTGCAGCTGCCAATGCTAGCCTGGAAGAGTCTGGGCATAGGGAGGCTGTAAGGCGGGTCCTTGATTTCAGCTTCCATGATGTGGATGGACTACTGCGTCTTGCACGGCTTGCAATGGAAGTAATTAGCCGTTGA
- the LOC122057143 gene encoding cysteine-tryptophan domain-containing zinc finger protein 7-like isoform X3 — MQGSTLMSLSLTSFWFLFLKDEKLQDVLGHFQKDFEGGVSAENLGAKFGGYGSFLPTYQRSPSVWSHPITPPIVQNHNTPRSPNHLPLEGARQNSSVPSSAPFSVRPGPASSSAAPPAVSRVPSVENLVKKDVCSYPARASVEFSPKTERLNKSVNPNDQKTLKVRIKVGPDSSSARKNAEIYSGLGLDMSPSSSFDDSPAESGGLSPESRNFLDESPTSILQITTSFPIPGGLLLSPLPDNLLHLSKEEKLPRDGRYGPAHNGSQEGSGMPVDELSSAMVASKALGEKKSKSVEKSGRSLEVKNGSGKDSGNDIAALLKKEVDIETSAGGELVPNSMKFPFLSGSKFGTGDTTKGAVRAPDTSREISKCPGKDKILFSYSVKEEALESVPSQDVDMVDKQSMKMSSADKILDTRKERSKGNKSSDTCGTESDAAKVGKDLDSGPAGAPKQKFGLKSTSSEQDGVKRPHGKEQLSSSGKKKSKGSQSNGTPAAEFPKESLKVVSSSASKDKKKKCQPDDYPSKSKSDDVKSRKDLGKTMDNHRDLTGDSIVVQAEDRVDSLEMPFKDRRSDSTKPEFFDKEIHTLADNPKNRSNGKKIDNQLRSETSRATLTAASLMENGPGSDAAHPPSVVIKENWVACDKCQTWRLLPFGVEPTVLPEKWLCSMLDWLPGMNRCDFSEEETTRALYAAYQVPITEGQNNIHSLPDGVALDEVRRLDDSHLDVRLQALPGSAKKKPGSKEASSAANHVGSIHFSSSTKKNQQASVKSRSLNDVNQVPLDSNPVNKPVLQQLSKSGDLSVDKLMHKQKEKHKLSEHYLDGGVAKPSKKSKREADQNEHKYSKKMKTEGMYYTDDDWNSDLGVAHPCTSGGGLPTKAPGKESNRCNGHFPLKNPKRDGRGSFPASVKKPKDQVQVPLDGGSALNLRKSNKMNVAAKKRKVKEWQESQIYLDPRSEHHLHDSKGSVKVETNDSERGKEKKARASKSEPKEYNTSKGDGRSNKKGKVTKIVLSGSRDRPIDGMEAEAAFCMEKDQQLGQYRVGKNVSQRTLDVSDSLKKDLGYGQPSMAATSSSSKVSGSRKTKNNFQEVKGSPVESVSSSPLRLSNPDKLTSARRDMLGKDDAMNYGVSVIGSPRRFSDGEGDGGSVRSGIVRKDNPFHMSHHGSLESPVLDYQGKDSDHTSVGKGNRQIEPSEFKHTHMVNGDADTTDTYNRYQNELRGKDHGPIEERVNNGHYHVNGYLPRKSGKGSSSRSKEKHRSSKSNFDKGKVKLSDSFSGQEDMHATKGLRYEAEIESYDRSPYHQETRDGKYSSQDKCAFKSDKDEKTYLGKKDSTGKWSHESNKRENPSKFGGHEDSEVKVICSKDGKSTSQQNLLLDRDGEKSSSRFLPDRIDKMDVALRRGKSQFFPHSGDKQDTQSRCPRPMPGSASDVLPVDASGGGVGDALKVSSHTGKLDNHNGACHSNLRHPTPNGLGVRDLNSLNAPSPARRDSSGQAAANIALKEAKDLKHTADRLKDPGLDLERTRLYFEAVLKFLHAASLFEPFTNEITRSTSVYSETARLCGFCAHEYERLKEMAAAAMAYKCMEVAHMKVIYSKHFTASKDQIELQNALKVVPPGESPSSSASDVDNLNNQAAVDKVVVTKDNNSSQVAGSHVIIARNRPTFERLLGFTRDVTSAMEASRKSHNAFAAANASLEESGHREAVRRVLDFSFHDVDGLLRLARLAMEVISR, encoded by the exons ATGCAAGGATCGACCCTGATGTCGCTCTCTCTTACATC ATTTTGGTTTCTGTTTCTTAAGGATgaaaagcttcaagatgtcTTGGGCCATTTTcaaaaagattttgaaggtgGGGTTTCTGCGGAAAATTTGG GGGCAAAATTTGGTGGGTATGGTTCGTTTTTACCTACCTATCAGCGATCTCCTTCTGTTTGGTCTCATCCAATTACTCCACCAATAGTGCAAAACCACAATACACCAAGATCGCCAAACCATTTGCCACTGGAG GGTGCACGTCAGAACTCTTCAGTTCCATCAAGTGCACCCTTCTCTGTCAGGCCTGGACCTGCTTCTAGCAGTGCTGCACCGCCAGCTGTTTCGAGGGTCCCATCTGTGGAAAATTTAGTTAAAAAAGATGTATGTTCATATCCTGCTCGTGCCTCTGTGGAGTTCAGTCCAAAAACTGAACGTTTAAATAAATCGGTTAATCCAAATGACCAGAAAACACTGAAGGTTCGAATCAAAGTAGGTCCTGATAGCAGTTCAGCTAGGAAGAATGCCGAGATATACAGTGGTCTCGGCCTTGACATGTCtccttcttcatcatttgacgaCAGCCCTGCTGAAAGTGGAGGGCTGTCTCCTGAATCTCGAAACTTCCTGGATGAATCTCCGACTAGTATACTTCAG ATTACAACATCTTTTCCCATCCCCGGTGGCCTGTTGCTATCACCTCTGCCTGATAATCTGCTCCACTTATCCAAAGAAGAAAAGCTTCCGAGAGACGGTAGATATGGGCCTGCCCACAATGGTAGCCAGGAAGGTTCTGGTATGCCAGTGGATGAGTTGTCTTCCGCAATGGTGGCTAGCAAAGCATTGGGCGAGAAGAAATCGAAGTCAGTGGAGAAAAGTGGGAGGTCTTTAGAAGTGAAGAATGGGAGTGGTAAAGATTCTGGGAATGACATAGCTGCTCTTTTGAAGAAGGAAGTAGACATTGAGACCTCTGCAGGCGGGGAGCTTGTTCCTAATTCcatgaaatttccttttttatccGGCTCAAAATTTGGCACAGGAGATACAACAAAAGGTGCTGTTAGGGCTCCTGATACTTCTAGGGAAATCAGTAAGTGTCCGGGGAAggacaaaatattattttcgtACTCAGTGAAGGAGGAAGCCTTGGAGTCTGTGCCCAGCCAAGACGTGGACATGGTTGATAAACAGAGTATGAAGATGAGTTCAGCAGATAAGATATTGGACACAAGGAAAGAAAGGAGCAAAGGAAACAAGAGCTCTGACACCTGTGGGACTGAATCAGATGCTGCCAAGGTGGGGAAAGATCTTGATAGTGGACCCGCAGGTGCTCCAAAACAGAAGTTTGGGTTGAAATCTACGTCCTCTGAACAGGATGGAGTGAAGAGGCCCCATGGGAAGGAGCAGCTGTCGTCTAGTGGCAAAAAGAAATCAAAGGGAAGCCAAAGTAATGGAACCCCTGCTGCAGAGTTCCCAAAGGAAAGCTTGAAGGTTGTTTCGTCGTCAGCATCAaaagacaagaagaaaaaatgtcaaCCTGATGATTACCCATCTAAAAGCAAATCGGATGATGTAAAATCACGCAAAGACTTGGGGAAGACCATGGACAACCATAGGGATTTAACTGGTGATTCAATAGTGGTGCAAGCTGAGGATAGAGTAGACTCACTGGAAATGCCTTTTAAAGACCGGCGGAGTGACTCAACAAAGCCTGAGTTTTTTGATAAAGAAATCCACACATTGGCAGACAATCCAAAAAACAGATCAAATGGTAAAAAGATTGATAATCAATTGAGATCAGAGACATCAAGGGCAACCCTGACAGCTGCTTCTTTAATGGAAAATGGGCCTGGTTCTGATGCAGCTCATCCCCCTTCTGTTGTTATAAAGGAAAATTGGGTTGCTTGTGATAAGTGTCAAACATGGCGGCTACTACCTTTTGGTGTGGAGCCCACGGTTCTTCCAGAGAAGTGGCTGTGCAGCATGCTTGATTGGCT GCCTGGAATGAACCGGTGTGATTTTAGTGAAGAGGAGACAACAAGAGCTCTGTATGCAGCGTACCAAGTCCCCATCACTGAGGGTCAAAATAACATACATAGTCTGCCTGATGGAGTAGCCTTGGATGAGGTCCGGCGTCTTGATGATAGCCACCTTGATGTCAGGTTGCAGGCTTTGCCTGGTAGTGCAAAGAAGAAACCGGGTTCAAAGGAAGCATCAAGTGCAGCTAACCATGTGGGCTCCATTCACTTTTCAAGTTCTACAAAGAAGAATCAGCAGGCGTCTGTGAAGAGTAGAAGCTTAAATGATGTGAACCAGGTTCCTTTGGATTCCAATCCTGTGAACAAGCCTGTCTTACAACAATTAAGTAAGTCAGGTGACTTGTCTGTGGATAAACTCATGCATAAGCAGAAGGAGAAACACAAACTGTCTGAACACTATTTAGATGGAG GTGTTGCCAAGCCCtcaaaaaaaagcaagagggaAGCTGATCAAAATGAACATAAATATTCTAAGAAAATGAAGACAGAAGGTATGTATTATACTGATGATGATTGGAATTCTGACCTGGGGGTTGCCCACCCCTGCACAAGTGGTGGTGGTTTGCCAACTAAGGCACCTGGAAAGGAATCAAATAGATGTAATGGGCACTTCCCTTTGAAGAATCCAAAGCGTGATGGAAGAGGCAGTTTTCCAGCTTCTGTAAAGAAACCAAAAGATCAAGTTCAGGTTCCTCTTGATGGTGGTTCTGCCCTGAATTTGAGGAAATCCAATAAAATGAATGTTGCTGCTAAGAAGAGGAAGGTGAAGGAGTGGCAGGAGAGTCAAATTTATCTAGATCCAAGAAGTGAGCATCACCTTCATGACAGCAAGGGATCTGTTAAGGTGGAGACCAATGACAGTGAACgcggaaaggaaaagaaggccaGGGCTTCTAAATCTGAGCCAAAGGAGTACAATACCAGTAAGGGGGATGGTAGATCAAACAAAAAGGGTAAGGTGACGAAAATTGTCTTGTCCGGAAGTAGAGATCGACCAATTGATGGAATGGAAGCAGAAGCTGCATTTTGTATGGAGAAGGACCAGCAACTAGGGCAATATAGGGTAGGGAAAAATGTGTCTCAACGGACCTTGGATGTTTCAGATTCATTAAAAAAGGATCTGGGATATGGACAGCCTTCCATGGCTGCCACTTCAAGCTCTTCAAAGGTTTCTGGATCTCGTAAAACTAAAAACAACTTCCAGGAAGTGAAAGGTTCACCTGTAGAATCTGTTTCATCTTCTCCTTTGAGGTTGTCCAATCCAGACAAGCTTACATCGGCAAGAAGAGATATGTTAGGAAAAGATGATGCAATGAACTATGGTGTCTCTGTCATTGGTAGCCCAAGAAGATTCTCAGATGGAGAAGGTGATGGTGGCAGTGTTCGGTCTGGTATAGTAAGGAAGGATAATCCTTTTCATATGTCACATCATGGATCCCTGGAGTCTCCTGTGCTGGATTATCAGGGCAAGGATTCTGATCACACCTCTGTTGGAAAAGGGAACAGACAGATTGAACCTTCTGAATTTAAACATACCCATATGGTGAATGGTGATGCTGATACCACGGATACGTATAACCGATATCAGAATGAACTGCGGGGTAAGGACCATGGCCCCATTGAGGAGAGGGTGAACAACGGCCATTACCATGTTAATGGCTATCTTCCTCGGAAGTCTGGGAAGGGATCCTCATCACGGTCTAAAGAGAAACACAGAAGTTCCAAATCTAATTTTGATAAAGGTAAGGTCAAGCTTTCTGATTCATTCAGTGGGCAAGAAGACATGCATGCAACAAAAGGCTTGAGGTATGAGGCTGAGATTGAATCTTATGATCGTTCTCCTTACCATCAAGAAACAAGGGATGGGAAATACAGCTCTCAGGATAAATGTGCTTTTAAGTCTGACAAGGATGAGAAGACTTACTTGGGTAAGAAAGATTCTACCGGGAAATGGTCACACGAGAGCAATAAAAGGGAAAACCCATCAAAATTTGGGGGACATGAGGACTCAGAGGTGAAAGTCATTTGCAGCAAAGATGGGAAATCCACCTCACAGCAAAATTTGCTGCTGGACCGTGATGGTGAGAAGTCCTCTAGTCGGTTTCTTCCGGATAGAATTGATAAGATGGATGTAGCGTTGAGGAGAGGGAAGTCACAATTCTTCCCTCATTCTGGAGATAAACAGGATACACAGTCTCGATGTCCTCGACCAATGCCAGGAAGTGCATCTGATGTTTTACCTGTTGATGCTTCTGGTGGTGGGGTTGGTGATGCATTGAAGGTTTCAAGTCACACTGGGAAGCTTGATAATCACAATGGAGCTTGTCATAGTAATTTGAGACATCCCACACCTAATGGTCTTGGGGTCAGGGATCTCAATAGCCTCAATGCCCCAAGTCCAGCTAGAAGGGATTCTTCTGGTCAGGCTGCTGCCAATATTGCATTGAAGGAAGCCAAAGATCTGAAACATACTGCTGATCGTCTTAAG GATCCTGGGTTAGATCTTGAAAGGACTAGGCTATACTTCGAGGCGGTTTTAAAGTTTCTTCATGCTGCCTCACTTTTCGAACCTTTTACTAATGAGATTACCAGATCCACGAGTGTTTATAGTGAGACTGCCAGACTATGCGG GTTTTGTGCTCATGAATATGAGAGATTGAAAGAAATGGCTGCTGCTGCTATGGCTTACAAATGCATGGAGGTGGCACACATGAAAGTTATTTATTCCAAACATTTTACTGCTTCTAAAGATCAGATCGAGCTGCAAAATGCATTGAAAGTGGTTCCTCCAG GAGAGTCTCCATCCTCGTCTGCCTCAGATGTTGATAACTTGAACAATCAGGCAGCTGTGGATAAGGTTGTTGTAACCAAAGATAACAATAGTTCTCAGGTTGCTGGAAGCCATGTCATTATTGCTAGAAACCGTCCCACCTTTGAGCGGCTGCTTGGCTTT ACACGGGACGTAACTAGTGCGATGGAAGCCTCAAGGAAATCCCATAATGCTTTTGCAGCTGCCAATGCTAGCCTGGAAGAGTCTGGGCATAGGGAGGCTGTAAGGCGGGTCCTTGATTTCAGCTTCCATGATGTGGATGGACTACTGCGTCTTGCACGGCTTGCAATGGAAGTAATTAGCCGTTGA